One Aquisediminimonas profunda genomic region harbors:
- a CDS encoding cystathionine gamma-synthase family protein, producing the protein MSDDPKLKFRPETLAVAHGYDPEFGMWAAKPPIFMTSTFVYPSAQHAKDVHEAFFDGTGPLKGTTNHIYARLGHPGLDFLEKRLAAMDGAEAAAAFSSGMAAHSAIALAFMRPGDSMLHGRPIYGGVDMLYNQILSDFGTHSEAYLDGTDEADVRRAADAAMAKGPVKLIVAETPANPTAAIVDLALMVRMADEIGAKQGHRPLVVTDNTLLGPFAQRPFEWGVDLNMTSLTKYCGGHSDLLAGGVSGRAELIEKLRFQRVIWGSHLDPFTSWLLLRSIESVAVRTERAMENARAVAEWLRDHPKVAGVTYLGFLPEGSVRRAVFDRQCTAAGSTFSFHLHGGEAEAFRLLDRLQLMKLAVSLGGSETLICHSATTTHYAVPREKRLEGGITDGTIRLSVGLEHKDDLIADLAQAMEAV; encoded by the coding sequence ATGTCTGACGATCCGAAATTGAAATTCCGGCCTGAGACCCTGGCCGTGGCACATGGCTATGATCCCGAATTCGGGATGTGGGCAGCGAAGCCGCCCATCTTCATGACCTCGACCTTCGTCTATCCATCGGCCCAGCATGCCAAGGACGTGCATGAAGCCTTTTTTGACGGCACCGGCCCTCTCAAGGGGACCACAAACCACATCTATGCCCGGCTCGGGCACCCGGGCCTCGACTTTCTCGAAAAACGCCTGGCTGCCATGGATGGCGCAGAAGCCGCGGCGGCCTTTTCAAGCGGAATGGCCGCGCATTCCGCAATTGCGCTGGCCTTCATGCGCCCTGGAGACAGCATGCTCCACGGGCGCCCGATCTATGGCGGCGTTGACATGCTGTACAATCAGATCCTCTCCGATTTCGGCACGCACAGCGAAGCCTATCTCGACGGGACGGATGAAGCGGACGTTCGGCGCGCCGCGGACGCTGCAATGGCAAAAGGGCCTGTCAAGCTGATCGTGGCGGAAACGCCTGCCAATCCCACGGCCGCGATCGTGGATCTGGCCTTGATGGTCCGGATGGCCGACGAGATTGGCGCGAAACAGGGCCACAGGCCGCTGGTCGTCACGGACAACACCTTGCTTGGCCCCTTCGCGCAGCGCCCGTTCGAATGGGGCGTCGATCTCAACATGACCTCGTTGACCAAATACTGCGGCGGCCACAGCGACCTCTTGGCCGGTGGTGTGAGTGGCCGGGCGGAACTCATCGAAAAGTTGCGGTTCCAGCGCGTGATCTGGGGAAGCCATCTGGATCCCTTCACTTCGTGGCTGCTGTTGCGCTCGATAGAATCCGTCGCCGTCCGCACGGAACGGGCCATGGAAAATGCGCGGGCCGTTGCCGAATGGCTGCGCGATCACCCGAAGGTCGCAGGCGTGACCTATCTGGGCTTTCTGCCGGAAGGGTCGGTCCGGCGCGCGGTCTTTGATCGCCAATGCACGGCCGCGGGCTCGACCTTTTCATTTCATCTGCATGGTGGCGAAGCGGAAGCCTTCCGATTGCTTGACCGGCTGCAACTGATGAAGCTTGCCGTGAGCCTCGGCGGCTCGGAAACGCTCATCTGTCATTCCGCGACGACGACGCATTATGCGGTGCCACGCGAGAAGCGGCTTGAAGGTGGCATTACAGACGGCACAATCCGCCTCTCGGTGGGCCTTGAGCACAAGGATGACCTGATCGCGGACCTCGCGCAGGCAATGGAGGCGGTATGA
- a CDS encoding NAD(P)/FAD-dependent oxidoreductase, with translation MTVTATERKVDPHAIDGKFPAPETRYDLVVVGAGRSGIAAALDAARSGQSVLLVDENPVPGAHIGNDVPLWFGGRATTAVQNSERMVETLFMNTPGLEDAIEAGVELLLGTCAWGVYRNGPLVGSLPDQVVGLADGSRSWLVGFEKLVLATGARDLPMAFPGWNQPGVMGAAALRMLLTRYAAFAGERLVIAGSHDLGLETALLAHEKGLTVAAILEVRDTPQGSAALIAQADAAGILIRCGVHPLEASGGLDGVTAVQLSDGETLACDTIVLAIGLVPMIELQDAVGAARTYDPRRGGHIALGDGAISAIGKCAGLEDTGFDHAAYRRDWLDALGGACNGETIICQCEEVTLSDLLNVQPPRYLDRPPAMGKRSLKTLLADGPVNQDQIKRLTRAGMGICQGRRCRDQVAMMLALESGTELAELPLATHRAPVRPLPLKIIADWDESEGMRSGWDVWMGIPTQWVPYADIGTPFEEENRRVLGGNMKL, from the coding sequence ATGACCGTTACGGCCACGGAACGAAAAGTCGATCCCCACGCGATCGACGGCAAATTCCCGGCTCCGGAGACACGCTATGACCTTGTTGTCGTCGGCGCAGGCCGCAGTGGCATTGCAGCGGCACTGGATGCCGCCCGCTCGGGCCAATCTGTCCTCCTTGTTGATGAAAATCCCGTTCCGGGCGCGCACATCGGCAATGACGTGCCCCTGTGGTTCGGCGGTCGCGCAACGACAGCGGTGCAGAACAGCGAACGCATGGTCGAGACCCTGTTCATGAATACGCCCGGGCTGGAGGACGCGATTGAGGCTGGCGTCGAACTGCTGCTCGGCACCTGCGCCTGGGGCGTCTATCGCAATGGCCCGCTGGTCGGCAGCTTGCCGGATCAGGTTGTCGGCCTTGCCGATGGATCGCGGTCGTGGCTGGTGGGATTCGAGAAACTGGTGCTCGCGACGGGAGCGCGGGACCTGCCAATGGCATTCCCGGGCTGGAACCAGCCGGGCGTCATGGGTGCGGCCGCCCTGCGCATGCTGCTGACGCGCTATGCCGCCTTTGCGGGCGAGCGGCTGGTGATAGCGGGGTCGCATGATCTTGGGCTGGAAACGGCTCTCCTCGCCCATGAAAAGGGCCTGACTGTTGCGGCCATTCTTGAAGTGCGGGACACGCCACAAGGCAGTGCCGCACTGATTGCGCAGGCAGACGCTGCGGGCATTCTGATCCGCTGCGGTGTTCACCCACTTGAAGCAAGCGGCGGACTCGACGGTGTGACGGCGGTGCAACTCTCCGACGGCGAGACACTGGCATGCGATACGATTGTTCTGGCCATTGGGCTGGTGCCGATGATCGAGCTTCAGGACGCCGTCGGCGCTGCGCGGACCTATGATCCGAGGCGGGGGGGCCACATTGCGTTGGGCGACGGCGCAATCTCGGCCATCGGCAAATGCGCTGGCCTCGAGGATACGGGCTTCGACCATGCGGCCTATCGCCGCGACTGGCTGGATGCGCTGGGCGGGGCATGCAATGGCGAAACGATCATCTGCCAGTGCGAAGAGGTTACCCTGTCCGACCTTCTGAACGTGCAGCCGCCGCGCTATCTTGATCGGCCCCCGGCGATGGGCAAACGCTCGCTCAAGACATTGCTGGCCGACGGTCCCGTCAATCAGGACCAGATCAAGCGGCTGACCCGGGCCGGCATGGGTATCTGTCAGGGTCGGCGCTGCCGCGATCAGGTCGCCATGATGCTCGCCTTGGAATCCGGCACCGAACTGGCTGAACTTCCCCTTGCCACGCACCGCGCACCGGTCAGGCCATTGCCACTCAAGATCATTGCAGACTGGGATGAAAGCGAAGGCATGCGTTCAGGGTGGGACGTCTGGATGGGAATACCGACGCAATGGGTTCCCTATGCTGACATCGGCACGCCGTTCGAAGAGGAAAACCGGCGTGTCCTTGGCGGGAACATGAAACTGTGA
- a CDS encoding NAD(P)/FAD-dependent oxidoreductase, with the protein MSAQRVVIVGGGVTGLSAAWWLARSGVDVTVLDKGIVGWEASGRNGGGCSHYQSPLFVEEQRLWPQMDELLGYPTEHSKERIVMAVTARQLEQYQYIAGMCNRLGYRVDLLDAQQVREAVPLAGDNCVGGIHYRFGGHANPHRTVQAYAWAIQDLGGRIIQHAPATGFRRSGGKVTAVESARGVHECDAVVIAAGPQMSSLLAKLDIAMPLAAARAEMIVTEPAPMMKLGGVDGNGLYGRQTLRGNLAYGGGPHEWVEFGETGPHARPSTPLARNLSRRLAELFPNASHLNVIRSWAGVIEMTPDGRPILDRRENVTMATMSGVGFGLSPASGHAVRDLVIDGACSFTDIDKLALDRFAGIEPDWREARGWLPL; encoded by the coding sequence GTGAGCGCGCAGCGGGTCGTCATCGTCGGTGGCGGGGTCACCGGCCTGAGCGCAGCCTGGTGGCTGGCGCGGTCGGGCGTGGACGTGACTGTCCTCGACAAGGGCATTGTCGGCTGGGAAGCGTCCGGTCGTAATGGCGGCGGGTGTTCACATTACCAGAGCCCGCTTTTTGTCGAAGAACAGCGCCTGTGGCCGCAAATGGACGAACTGCTGGGCTATCCGACGGAGCATTCCAAAGAACGTATCGTCATGGCGGTCACGGCGCGGCAGCTTGAGCAGTATCAATACATCGCCGGCATGTGCAATCGGCTGGGATACCGGGTTGACCTGCTGGACGCACAACAGGTGCGTGAAGCCGTTCCGCTTGCCGGGGACAATTGTGTCGGCGGCATTCACTATCGTTTCGGGGGTCATGCCAACCCCCACCGCACGGTTCAGGCTTATGCCTGGGCCATTCAGGATCTCGGCGGGCGCATCATCCAGCATGCGCCGGCAACCGGCTTTCGCCGCTCGGGGGGCAAAGTAACGGCAGTCGAAAGTGCCCGGGGCGTTCACGAATGTGATGCTGTCGTGATTGCCGCAGGCCCGCAGATGAGCAGCCTTCTTGCGAAGCTGGACATTGCAATGCCGCTCGCTGCCGCCCGCGCGGAAATGATCGTCACCGAACCTGCGCCGATGATGAAACTGGGCGGAGTTGACGGCAATGGACTCTATGGTCGGCAGACGCTGCGCGGCAATCTGGCCTATGGTGGCGGCCCGCACGAGTGGGTCGAATTTGGCGAAACCGGGCCGCATGCCCGTCCCTCCACGCCGCTTGCGCGCAACCTTTCCCGCAGGCTTGCAGAACTGTTCCCGAATGCCAGCCATCTGAACGTGATCCGGTCATGGGCCGGTGTGATCGAGATGACGCCGGATGGAAGGCCGATCCTGGATCGGCGCGAGAACGTGACGATGGCAACCATGTCCGGCGTCGGATTCGGGCTCTCACCCGCCTCCGGCCATGCCGTGCGGGATCTGGTGATCGACGGCGCATGCAGCTTTACCGACATCGACAAGCTGGCACTCGACCGCTTTGCCGGCATTGAGCCTGATTGGCGCGAAGCTCGGGGTTGGCTCCCGCTTTGA
- a CDS encoding sarcosine oxidase subunit beta family protein, translating into MGRYSAFSLLRGAFNGQSHWQPAWRDPEPKKTYDIIVIGGGGHGLATAYYLATVHGLRNVAVLEKGYIGGGNTGRNTTLVRSNYRLKPLHDFFEFGLKMWEHLSDELNYNVMFSPRGAMFLGHSDSDMIRLAERGDAMRCSGIDAELLTRDQVAKIEPLLDMSRDARFPIVGGLTQRRGGTARHDAVAWGYARGADRQGVDIIQKCQVTGFIRQGDAVIGVETTRGPIGAGRVGICVAGHSGHVAAMAGLKLPIESQTLQALVTEGVKPMVQSVVMSQSLHCYISQSDKGGIVMGGDPDNWPSYAQRGNPMITEGAIAQAIALIPALSRLRMLRTWSGVTDMSFDGSPIIGKTPVPNLFLNGGWCYGGFKGTPASGYTFAHTLAEGEPHPLNAPFDLDRFRRGDTIDENGVGPMPNHR; encoded by the coding sequence ATGGGGCGCTATTCGGCCTTCAGCCTGTTGCGCGGTGCGTTCAATGGTCAAAGCCATTGGCAGCCAGCCTGGCGTGACCCGGAACCGAAGAAGACCTATGACATCATCGTGATCGGCGGCGGCGGTCATGGTCTTGCAACTGCCTATTACCTTGCGACCGTGCATGGCCTGCGCAACGTCGCCGTTCTTGAAAAGGGCTATATCGGCGGCGGCAATACCGGCCGCAACACCACGCTCGTCCGCTCGAACTATCGGCTGAAACCGCTGCACGACTTTTTCGAATTCGGCCTGAAGATGTGGGAGCATCTTTCGGACGAACTCAATTACAATGTGATGTTCAGCCCCCGGGGGGCCATGTTCCTGGGCCATTCCGATTCCGACATGATCAGGCTTGCGGAGCGCGGCGATGCGATGCGTTGCAGCGGGATCGATGCCGAACTGCTGACGCGCGATCAGGTCGCAAAGATCGAGCCCTTGCTCGACATGTCTCGTGATGCACGCTTTCCGATTGTCGGCGGACTGACCCAGCGACGGGGCGGCACAGCCCGCCACGATGCGGTTGCCTGGGGCTATGCCCGCGGCGCCGACAGACAAGGTGTGGACATTATCCAGAAGTGCCAGGTCACAGGCTTCATCCGTCAGGGCGATGCGGTCATTGGCGTCGAAACAACGCGCGGGCCCATCGGCGCAGGGCGCGTCGGCATCTGCGTTGCCGGGCACAGCGGCCATGTCGCGGCCATGGCAGGCCTGAAGCTGCCCATTGAATCCCAGACGCTGCAAGCGCTCGTCACCGAAGGCGTGAAGCCCATGGTCCAGAGCGTCGTCATGTCCCAGTCGCTCCATTGCTACATCAGCCAGTCGGACAAAGGCGGCATCGTTATGGGCGGCGATCCAGACAATTGGCCCAGCTACGCCCAGCGTGGCAACCCGATGATTACCGAGGGTGCGATTGCGCAGGCCATTGCATTGATTCCCGCACTGTCGCGCCTGCGCATGCTGCGCACATGGTCCGGTGTCACGGACATGAGCTTCGATGGCTCCCCGATCATCGGGAAAACGCCCGTGCCCAACCTCTTTCTGAACGGCGGCTGGTGCTATGGCGGGTTCAAGGGAACGCCTGCATCGGGATACACCTTTGCGCATACGCTGGCAGAAGGTGAGCCGCATCCCCTGAATGCGCCGTTCGATCTCGACCGCTTCCGGCGTGGCGACACGATCGACGAAAATGGGGTCGGCCCGATGCCGAACCATCGATAG
- a CDS encoding sarcosine oxidase subunit delta has protein sequence MMLIPCPHCGPRAQAEFVYERTLDSVVALDAGADDAMNSLFTRTNPRGVDEELWRHTYGCRAWMAVRRHRVTHEIESVQPVGPEALP, from the coding sequence ATGATGCTCATCCCCTGCCCGCACTGTGGCCCCCGCGCTCAGGCCGAGTTTGTGTATGAACGCACGCTCGATTCCGTCGTGGCCCTAGATGCCGGGGCGGACGATGCGATGAACAGCCTTTTCACCCGTACAAATCCGCGCGGCGTGGATGAAGAACTCTGGCGCCACACCTATGGCTGCCGGGCGTGGATGGCTGTGCGCCGTCACCGGGTTACGCATGAAATCGAGTCGGTTCAGCCGGTCGGGCCGGAAGCCTTGCCATGA